The following are encoded together in the Bradyrhizobium genosp. L genome:
- a CDS encoding ABC-F family ATP-binding cassette domain-containing protein, protein MPPPLIQLKDISLTFGGTPLLSGVELSVSAGERVCLIGRNGSGKSTLLRIAAGLVEPDSGSRFVQPGATIRYLPQEPDFGDHKTLLSYVEAGLGPGDDHYQARYLVEQLGLTGEEDPAQVSGGEARRAALARVLAPSPDILLLDEPTNHLDLPTIEWLEGELESRRCALVIISHDRRFLTNLSRSTAWLDRGQIRQIDRGFGAFEAWRDEVLEEEERDQHKLDRKIVNEEHWLRHGVSGRRKRNVKRLGNLFALRDQRRTYRGATGNATLAAAEAEKSGRLVIEAKNIAKAYGEQIIVDGFSSRIQRGDRIGIVGPNGAGKTTLVHLLIGNDPPDSGSVRLGANIEMATLDQHRESLDPKLTLAEALTGGRGDHVMVGDKSKHVIGYMKDFLFAQEQRGTPLEALSGGERGRLMLARALAKPSNLLILDEPTNDLDLETLDVLEEMLGDYEGTVILISHDRDFLDRVVTSVIVPEGQGRWIEYAGGYSDMLAQRGTDVKREAVKAQAAVEEKAEAKTAAPAAAPKRRLNFNEKHALETLPKAIEELQTEIAKQQKLLDDPDLYTRDRRKFDAASAAIAKAQEELSAAEDRWLELEVLREEIEQA, encoded by the coding sequence ATGCCGCCGCCTCTCATCCAGCTCAAGGACATCAGCCTGACCTTCGGCGGCACGCCGCTGCTATCGGGCGTCGAGCTGTCGGTCTCCGCCGGCGAGCGCGTCTGCCTGATCGGCCGCAACGGCTCCGGCAAGTCGACGTTGCTGCGGATCGCCGCCGGGCTCGTGGAGCCAGACTCGGGCAGCCGCTTCGTGCAGCCCGGCGCCACCATCCGCTATCTGCCGCAGGAGCCGGATTTCGGCGACCACAAAACCCTGCTCTCATACGTCGAAGCCGGCCTCGGCCCGGGCGACGACCATTACCAGGCGCGCTATCTCGTCGAGCAACTCGGTCTGACCGGCGAGGAAGATCCCGCGCAGGTCTCCGGCGGCGAGGCGCGCCGCGCCGCGCTGGCGCGGGTGCTGGCGCCCTCGCCCGACATCCTCTTGCTGGACGAGCCGACCAACCATCTCGACCTGCCGACCATCGAATGGCTCGAAGGCGAGCTGGAGAGCCGGCGCTGCGCGCTGGTCATCATCAGCCACGACCGCCGCTTCCTGACCAACCTGTCGCGCAGCACCGCCTGGCTCGACCGCGGCCAGATCAGGCAGATCGACCGCGGCTTCGGCGCCTTCGAGGCGTGGCGCGACGAGGTGCTGGAGGAGGAAGAGCGCGACCAGCACAAGCTCGACCGCAAGATCGTCAACGAGGAGCACTGGCTGCGCCACGGCGTCTCCGGCCGCCGCAAGCGCAACGTCAAGCGGCTCGGCAACCTGTTCGCGCTGCGCGACCAGCGCCGCACCTATCGCGGCGCCACCGGCAATGCCACGCTCGCCGCCGCCGAGGCCGAAAAATCCGGCCGCCTCGTGATCGAGGCGAAGAACATCGCCAAGGCCTATGGCGAGCAAATCATCGTCGACGGCTTCTCGAGCAGAATCCAGCGCGGTGACCGCATCGGCATCGTCGGCCCGAACGGCGCCGGCAAGACCACGCTGGTGCATCTGTTGATCGGCAACGATCCGCCCGATTCCGGCTCGGTGCGGTTAGGGGCCAATATCGAGATGGCGACGCTCGACCAGCATCGCGAAAGCCTCGATCCGAAGCTGACCTTGGCGGAGGCGCTGACCGGCGGCCGCGGCGACCATGTGATGGTCGGCGACAAGTCGAAGCACGTCATCGGCTACATGAAAGACTTCCTGTTCGCGCAGGAGCAGCGCGGCACACCGCTGGAAGCGCTGTCCGGCGGCGAGCGCGGCCGGCTGATGCTGGCGCGCGCGCTGGCCAAACCGTCCAACCTCCTGATCCTGGACGAGCCGACCAACGACCTCGATCTCGAAACCCTCGATGTGCTCGAGGAGATGCTCGGCGACTACGAAGGCACCGTGATCCTGATCAGCCACGACCGCGATTTCCTCGATCGCGTGGTGACCTCGGTGATCGTGCCGGAGGGCCAGGGCCGCTGGATCGAATATGCCGGCGGCTACAGCGACATGCTGGCGCAGCGCGGCACCGACGTGAAGCGCGAGGCGGTGAAGGCGCAGGCTGCGGTCGAGGAGAAGGCGGAAGCAAAGACCGCGGCGCCTGCGGCCGCGCCGAAACGCCGGCTGAACTTCAACGAGAAGCACGCGCTGGAGACGCTGCCGAAGGCGATCGAGGAGCTGCAAACCGAGATTGCAAAGCAGCAGAAGCTGCTCGACGATCCGGATCTCTACACCAGGGATCGCAGGAAATTCGATGCTGCGTCCGCGGCAATCGCGAAAGCACAGGAAGAGCTTTCCGCCGCGGAAGACCGCTGGCTGGAGCTCGAGGTCCTGCGCGAAGAGATCGAACAGGCATGA
- a CDS encoding AMP-binding protein, translating into MTTFQDARAFLLKHRSDYDAAVKGFRWPDPVPFNWALDWFDELARDPESRDRPALWIVDAASNSETKLSFAELSRRSNQVANFLRAQGLKRGDHLLLLLGNVVPLWETMLAAMKLGVVVIPATTLLTADELRDRLDRGRAKAVVATQDQVAKFAGLGSENLARIVVSATERHDGWLPFEDSAKSPATFTPDGPTNADDPMLLYFTSGTTAKPKLVRHSQRSYPVGHLSTMYWIGLQPGDIHLNISSPGWAKHAWSCFFAPWNAGATIFIANQPRFEAKGLLSIIGRCGVTTLCAPPTVWRLFIQEQLASYKMSLREVCGAGEPLNPEVIDQVQAAWGLTIRDGYGQTETTALAGNSPGQKVKVGSMGRPLPGYRVQVTDNDGNAAKEGEVTLLLGTDRPAGLMQGYQGDDGKLGGADGDIYRSGDVVFTDDEGYLTFVGRTDDVFKSSDYRISPFELESVLLEHDAVAEAAVVPSPDPIRLAIPKAYVLLVAGVERTPETALSIFKHLHTRLAPFKRIRKLELVTELPKTISGKIRRVQLRRLEHDDNRGDALRGAEFREEEFPELQKVRASGSET; encoded by the coding sequence ATGACGACATTTCAGGACGCACGCGCCTTTCTGCTCAAGCACCGCAGCGACTACGATGCCGCGGTGAAGGGATTCCGCTGGCCCGATCCGGTGCCGTTCAACTGGGCGCTGGACTGGTTCGATGAGCTGGCGCGCGATCCCGAGAGCCGCGACCGGCCGGCGCTGTGGATCGTCGATGCGGCTTCGAACAGCGAGACCAAGCTTTCCTTTGCCGAGCTGTCGCGCCGCTCCAACCAGGTCGCGAACTTCCTGCGCGCGCAAGGGCTGAAGCGTGGCGACCATCTGCTATTGCTGCTCGGCAATGTGGTGCCGCTGTGGGAGACGATGCTCGCCGCAATGAAGCTCGGCGTCGTCGTGATCCCCGCGACCACGCTGCTGACCGCGGACGAATTGCGCGATCGGCTCGATCGTGGCCGGGCGAAGGCGGTGGTCGCGACGCAGGACCAGGTCGCGAAATTCGCCGGCCTCGGCAGCGAGAATCTGGCGCGCATCGTCGTGAGTGCGACCGAGAGGCACGACGGCTGGCTGCCGTTCGAGGACTCCGCCAAGTCACCGGCGACGTTCACGCCTGATGGTCCGACCAACGCCGACGACCCGATGCTGCTGTATTTCACCTCAGGCACCACGGCGAAACCAAAGCTGGTGCGGCACAGCCAGCGCAGCTATCCGGTCGGCCATCTCTCGACCATGTACTGGATCGGCCTTCAACCAGGCGACATCCATCTCAACATCTCCTCGCCCGGCTGGGCCAAGCATGCCTGGAGCTGTTTCTTTGCGCCGTGGAATGCCGGGGCGACGATCTTCATCGCCAATCAGCCACGCTTCGAGGCGAAAGGACTGCTCTCGATCATCGGCCGTTGCGGCGTCACCACGCTGTGCGCGCCGCCGACGGTGTGGCGGCTGTTCATCCAGGAGCAGCTTGCGAGCTACAAGATGTCGTTGCGCGAGGTCTGCGGTGCCGGCGAACCGCTCAACCCCGAGGTGATCGACCAGGTGCAAGCGGCCTGGGGCCTCACCATCCGCGACGGCTACGGCCAGACCGAGACCACGGCGCTCGCCGGCAACTCGCCGGGGCAGAAGGTCAAGGTCGGCTCGATGGGCCGCCCGCTGCCGGGCTATCGCGTGCAGGTTACCGACAATGACGGCAACGCCGCGAAGGAAGGCGAGGTGACGTTGCTGCTCGGCACCGACAGGCCGGCGGGCCTGATGCAGGGCTATCAGGGCGATGACGGCAAGCTCGGTGGCGCCGATGGCGACATCTACCGCAGCGGCGACGTCGTGTTCACCGACGACGAAGGCTATCTCACCTTCGTCGGCCGCACCGACGACGTGTTCAAATCCTCCGACTACCGCATCTCGCCGTTCGAGCTGGAGAGCGTGCTGCTCGAACACGATGCGGTGGCGGAAGCTGCGGTGGTGCCGAGCCCGGATCCGATCCGGCTTGCGATCCCGAAGGCCTATGTGCTGCTGGTCGCCGGTGTCGAGCGCACGCCGGAAACGGCGCTGTCGATCTTCAAGCATCTGCACACCCGGCTGGCACCGTTCAAGCGTATCCGCAAACTGGAGCTGGTGACCGAGCTGCCCAAGACGATCTCCGGAAAAATTCGCCGCGTGCAGTTGCGTCGGCTCGAACATGACGATAATCGCGGGGATGCGTTGCGCGGAGCCGAGTTCCGCGAGGAAGAATTTCCGGAGCTGCAAAAGGTGCGGGCATCCGGTTCGGAGACCTAA
- a CDS encoding 2-hydroxychromene-2-carboxylate isomerase — translation MSVKIDYYLSLNSPWTFMGSAPFAEIARRHGASVNVKPCKFGPIFEQTGGLPLPKRSPQRQAYRLVELKRWREVRGIPLNLEPKHFPSDDLAAVRLVIAAALQGGDAHRLSLEFGRAIWEREEALADADVMSAAAQRAGLDPAALRAGAPPDAELDRLYEQYTQDALQAGVFGAPSYVLPSGEIFWGQDRLELLERALKMLG, via the coding sequence ATGTCCGTGAAAATCGACTATTACCTGTCGCTCAACTCGCCCTGGACCTTCATGGGCAGCGCGCCGTTTGCCGAGATCGCACGGCGCCATGGCGCAAGCGTCAACGTCAAGCCCTGCAAGTTCGGTCCGATCTTCGAGCAGACCGGCGGCCTGCCGTTGCCGAAACGCTCGCCGCAGCGGCAGGCCTATCGTTTGGTCGAGCTGAAGCGTTGGCGCGAGGTGAGGGGAATTCCGCTCAACCTCGAACCCAAGCATTTTCCAAGCGACGATCTCGCAGCGGTACGCCTCGTCATTGCCGCCGCCCTGCAGGGCGGGGATGCGCACCGCCTGTCGCTGGAGTTCGGCCGCGCGATCTGGGAACGCGAGGAGGCGCTCGCCGACGCCGACGTCATGTCGGCCGCCGCGCAACGCGCCGGCCTCGACCCGGCGGCACTGCGCGCAGGCGCTCCGCCGGATGCCGAGCTTGATCGACTCTACGAGCAGTACACGCAGGACGCGCTGCAAGCCGGTGTGTTCGGCGCGCCGAGCTACGTGCTGCCGTCAGGCGAGATTTTCTGGGGGCAGGATCGGCTCGAGCTTCTGGAACGCGCGCTGAAGATGCTGGGGTGA
- a CDS encoding YaiI/YqxD family protein, translated as MTETTAPTRIYVDADACPVKDEIYRVAIRLGVPVSVVAGNFIRVPQDPLIERIAAGAAMDAADDWIAARAHDGDVVITADIPLASRCVKAGAEVIAPNGKPFTEQSIGMTLAMRNLMTDLRSSGEITGGPKSYSPRDRSTFLSTLDQTIRRIQRRRAEQATSQS; from the coding sequence ATGACTGAAACCACCGCCCCTACCCGCATCTATGTCGACGCCGACGCCTGCCCGGTGAAGGACGAGATCTATCGCGTCGCGATCCGGCTCGGCGTGCCCGTCAGCGTGGTCGCCGGCAATTTCATCCGCGTGCCGCAGGACCCGCTGATCGAGCGGATCGCCGCAGGCGCCGCGATGGACGCAGCCGACGACTGGATCGCGGCACGCGCGCACGACGGCGATGTCGTCATCACAGCCGATATTCCGCTGGCGAGCCGCTGCGTGAAGGCCGGCGCCGAGGTGATCGCGCCGAACGGCAAACCATTCACGGAACAATCGATCGGCATGACGCTCGCGATGCGCAACCTGATGACCGATTTGCGCTCGTCGGGCGAGATCACCGGCGGACCGAAATCCTACTCGCCGCGCGACCGATCGACCTTCCTCTCGACGCTCGACCAGACCATCCGCCGCATCCAGCGCCGCCGCGCCGAGCAGGCGACGAGCCAGAGCTGA
- a CDS encoding TIGR03862 family flavoprotein, giving the protein MAAEVLAAGGADVTVYDAMPSAGRKFLMAGRGGLNLTHSEPLTDFLARYREAMPHLSAAIGALPPSALRAWCEALGQPTFTGSSGRVFPKAMKASPLLRAWLRRLDEAGVQFAFRHRWIGWDEGGGLLFATPDGPRVADAEATLLALGGASWPRLGSDGAWTVTLAEKGVAIAPMRPANSGFTVAWSDVFRDRFEGQPLKGIALTIGAHTVRGEAVVTRNGIEGGAIYALSAELRDAVHAKGAATLHVALRPDLGRQELVTRLSAPKGKQSFSNFLRKAAQLSPVGIGLLQEIAAASGRPLASLAPAELADLINAVPVQVAGVAPIARAISTAGGITFDELDEHFMLRRLPGTFAAGEMLDWEAPTGGYLLQASFATGVAAGKGALKWLTRKS; this is encoded by the coding sequence ATGGCGGCGGAGGTGCTCGCGGCAGGCGGCGCCGACGTCACCGTCTACGACGCGATGCCGTCGGCCGGCCGCAAATTCCTGATGGCCGGCCGCGGCGGGCTCAACCTCACCCACTCGGAGCCGCTCACGGATTTCCTTGCGCGCTACCGCGAGGCGATGCCGCATCTGAGCGCCGCAATCGGGGCGTTGCCGCCGAGCGCGTTGCGCGCATGGTGCGAGGCGCTGGGGCAGCCGACCTTCACAGGCTCGAGCGGCCGCGTCTTTCCCAAGGCCATGAAGGCGTCGCCGTTGCTGCGCGCCTGGTTGCGGCGGCTCGACGAGGCGGGCGTGCAGTTCGCGTTCCGGCATCGCTGGATCGGCTGGGACGAGGGTGGCGGATTGCTGTTCGCAACACCGGATGGTCCGCGCGTGGCCGATGCCGAAGCGACCTTGCTCGCGCTCGGCGGCGCGAGTTGGCCGCGCCTCGGCTCCGACGGCGCCTGGACGGTGACCCTTGCAGAGAAAGGCGTCGCGATTGCGCCGATGCGGCCGGCCAATTCCGGCTTCACGGTCGCATGGTCGGATGTGTTCCGCGATCGCTTCGAAGGCCAGCCGCTCAAGGGCATCGCGCTGACGATCGGTGCACATACCGTGCGCGGCGAGGCCGTCGTGACACGCAATGGTATCGAAGGCGGCGCGATCTACGCCCTGTCGGCCGAACTGCGCGATGCGGTGCACGCGAAGGGAGCGGCGACGCTCCATGTCGCGCTGCGTCCCGACCTTGGGCGGCAAGAGCTTGTCACGCGCCTGTCGGCGCCGAAGGGCAAGCAGTCCTTCTCCAACTTCCTGCGCAAGGCGGCGCAGCTCTCGCCCGTCGGCATCGGCCTGTTGCAGGAGATCGCGGCGGCGTCAGGCCGGCCACTCGCCTCGCTAGCTCCGGCCGAACTCGCCGATCTGATCAACGCGGTGCCGGTCCAGGTCGCGGGCGTGGCCCCGATCGCGCGGGCGATCTCGACGGCCGGCGGGATCACGTTCGACGAGCTCGACGAACATTTCATGCTGCGCCGTCTGCCCGGTACGTTTGCCGCCGGCGAAATGCTGGACTGGGAAGCCCCGACCGGCGGCTATTTGTTGCAGGCGTCGTTTGCGACGGGTGTGGCCGCCGGGAAGGGGGCGTTGAAATGGCTCACGCGGAAATCGTAG
- a CDS encoding MaoC family dehydratase: MNEVWKKPPVSLETYQGMVGKEIGVSSWHLLDQGRIDTYADVIEDHQFIHVDPERAEKETAFGTTIAHGFLTMSLMSIMSYEVMPVVEGTAMGVNYGFDKLRFLSPVRSGKRVRGRFVLAEATLRKPKELLSRTNVTVEIEGEEKPALVADWLGLVYFS, translated from the coding sequence ATGAACGAAGTCTGGAAGAAGCCGCCGGTGTCCCTGGAAACCTATCAGGGCATGGTCGGCAAGGAGATCGGCGTGTCCTCATGGCACCTGCTCGATCAGGGCCGTATCGACACCTATGCCGACGTGATCGAGGATCACCAGTTCATCCACGTCGATCCCGAGCGCGCCGAGAAGGAAACCGCGTTCGGCACCACGATCGCACACGGCTTTCTCACGATGTCGCTGATGTCGATCATGTCCTACGAGGTGATGCCGGTCGTCGAGGGCACCGCGATGGGCGTCAATTACGGCTTCGACAAACTCCGCTTCCTCTCGCCGGTCCGCTCCGGCAAGCGCGTCCGCGGCCGGTTCGTGCTGGCGGAGGCGACCTTGCGCAAGCCGAAGGAACTGTTGTCGCGCACCAACGTCACGGTCGAGATCGAGGGCGAGGAAAAGCCCGCGTTGGTCGCGGACTGGCTCGGGCTGGTCTATTTCAGCTGA
- a CDS encoding SDR family NAD(P)-dependent oxidoreductase, which translates to MAIRFDGRVAIVTGAGNGLGRAHALGLASRGAKVVVNDFGGARDGSGGSLSPAETVVEEIRKAGGTAMVDGADVSNFEQVTAMVARATEEWGSVDLLCANAGILRDKSFAKLEVADWDKVLGVHLTGTFNCCKAVWAGMRERNYGRIVLTTSSSGLFGNFGQANYGAAKAGMVGLMNVLAEEGRKNNIKVNTISPTAATRMTEELLPPQALALMKPEAITPAVEFLLSEDAPTRTIMGAGAGSFAVIKVLETEGVNLPQSEWTPDAIAAHFAEIGNMSTAKALQGAFEQTQKYVAQAAARAGIKL; encoded by the coding sequence ATGGCAATCAGGTTCGACGGACGCGTCGCTATCGTCACCGGCGCGGGCAATGGTCTTGGACGGGCGCATGCACTGGGGCTCGCCAGCCGCGGCGCCAAGGTCGTGGTAAATGATTTCGGCGGCGCGCGCGATGGCAGCGGCGGCTCGCTGTCGCCGGCCGAGACCGTGGTCGAGGAGATCCGCAAGGCCGGAGGCACCGCGATGGTCGACGGCGCCGACGTCTCGAACTTCGAGCAGGTCACCGCGATGGTCGCGCGCGCCACCGAGGAGTGGGGCAGCGTCGATCTCTTGTGCGCCAATGCCGGCATCCTGCGCGACAAGTCATTCGCAAAACTCGAGGTTGCCGACTGGGACAAGGTGCTCGGCGTGCATCTCACCGGCACCTTCAACTGCTGCAAGGCAGTGTGGGCCGGCATGCGCGAGCGCAATTACGGCCGCATCGTGCTGACGACCTCGTCGTCGGGCCTGTTCGGCAATTTCGGCCAGGCCAATTACGGCGCGGCGAAAGCCGGCATGGTCGGCCTGATGAACGTGCTCGCCGAAGAGGGCCGCAAGAACAACATCAAGGTCAACACCATCTCGCCGACGGCGGCGACCCGCATGACCGAAGAGCTGCTGCCGCCTCAGGCGCTCGCGCTGATGAAGCCGGAAGCGATCACGCCGGCGGTCGAATTCCTGCTCAGCGAGGACGCGCCGACCCGCACCATCATGGGCGCCGGCGCCGGCTCGTTCGCCGTCATCAAGGTACTGGAGACCGAAGGCGTCAACCTGCCGCAGTCCGAATGGACGCCGGACGCGATCGCTGCGCACTTTGCCGAGATCGGCAACATGTCGACCGCGAAGGCGTTGCAGGGTGCCTTCGAGCAGACGCAAAAATATGTAGCACAGGCCGCGGCAAGGGCAGGGATCAAGCTTTAG
- a CDS encoding D-TA family PLP-dependent enzyme — MTTPLAAKIAREYGTPCAVIDMDRVERNIARIQAACDAAGVANRPHIKTHKNPTLAQMQVKAGAKGITCQKLGEAEIMADAGIDNILISYNLLGDEKMARLGALQAKTNVTVAADNSVVVGDLPKAAAASGRPLSVVVECDTGRKRAGVETPAEAIALAREIAGSKGLSFAGFMLYPTETGWADAQKFYDEALAGVRAHGLDAAIVSTGGTPNLKNIGKLKGGTEHRFGTYIYNDRMQVAAGVATWDDCALNIYSTVVSRAGPERGILDAGSKTLTSDTGGLDGHGLILEHPEAKIARFAEEHGFLDLSRSNTRPNVGDVVRIVPNHVCVVVNMMDEVVMVRGDEIIGTLPVAARGKLR, encoded by the coding sequence ATGACCACGCCCCTCGCCGCCAAGATCGCCCGCGAATACGGCACGCCCTGCGCCGTGATCGACATGGACCGGGTCGAGCGCAACATCGCGCGCATCCAGGCCGCCTGCGACGCCGCCGGGGTCGCCAACCGGCCGCATATCAAGACCCACAAGAACCCGACATTGGCGCAGATGCAGGTCAAGGCCGGCGCCAAGGGCATCACCTGCCAAAAACTCGGCGAGGCCGAGATCATGGCGGATGCCGGCATCGACAACATCCTCATCTCCTACAATCTGCTCGGCGACGAGAAGATGGCCCGGCTCGGCGCGTTGCAGGCCAAGACCAACGTCACCGTCGCGGCCGACAATTCCGTGGTGGTCGGCGATCTGCCGAAGGCGGCCGCCGCCTCCGGCCGGCCGCTCTCCGTCGTGGTGGAATGCGACACCGGCCGCAAGCGCGCCGGCGTCGAGACCCCGGCAGAAGCGATCGCGCTGGCACGCGAGATCGCGGGCTCGAAGGGCCTGAGCTTCGCGGGTTTCATGCTATACCCGACCGAGACCGGCTGGGCCGACGCGCAGAAATTCTACGACGAAGCGCTGGCCGGGGTCCGTGCCCATGGCCTCGACGCGGCGATCGTCTCGACCGGCGGCACGCCGAACCTCAAGAACATCGGCAAGCTGAAGGGCGGCACCGAGCACCGCTTCGGCACTTACATCTACAACGACCGCATGCAGGTCGCGGCCGGCGTCGCCACCTGGGACGATTGCGCGCTGAACATCTATTCCACCGTGGTGAGCCGCGCCGGTCCCGAGCGCGGCATCCTCGACGCCGGCTCGAAGACGCTGACGTCCGATACCGGCGGCCTCGACGGTCACGGCCTGATCCTCGAACATCCCGAAGCCAAGATCGCGCGCTTCGCCGAGGAGCACGGCTTCCTCGATCTCTCCCGCAGCAACACGCGGCCCAATGTCGGCGATGTCGTGCGCATCGTTCCCAACCATGTCTGCGTCGTCGTCAACATGATGGACGAGGTCGTGATGGTGCGCGGCGACGAGATCATCGGCACGCTGCCGGTGGCGGCACGGGGGAAGCTGCGGTAA
- a CDS encoding xanthine dehydrogenase family protein molybdopterin-binding subunit: protein MQEHTSPRSLENSIAMQKHGVGQPVRRKEDDTLVRGKGRYTDDFSLPGQAYCWMVRSSHAHGIIRGIDTAAAKAMPGVLGVWTGADLAAADYKPLTCGMPFKSRDGTPLLQTNRPVLPTDKVRFVGDPIAFVVAETAAQARDAAEAVELDIEPLPAVTDAAEAAKPGAPQLYDNIPNNVALDYHYGDGEKVDAAFASATHVTKLDIVNTRVAVVSMEPRVALAHYDKTTERFTLQVPTQGVSGNKGILARILNVPPEKVRILTANVGGSFGMKNLNYPEYTCIAHAAKALGRPVKWLDERSTSFLSDSHGRAQLIHAELALDADGKFLAVRLSGYGNLGAYITGVAPGPLSLNTGKNLPSVYRTPLIGVDIKTVVTNTTLMGAYRGAGRPEANYYMERLIDAAADEMGINRLTLRKRNFIKPSQLPFPAASGVTYDSGDFAGVFQKALEISDYENFAKRKKESRKNGKLRGIAVGSYLEVTAPPSGELGKITFEPDGSVKLTTGTLDYGQGHATPFAQVLSAELGVPFEKITLEQGDSDLIRFGNGTGGSRSITATGQAIVEASALVVEKGKKAAAHALEAAEADIEFGDGRFTIAGTDRSIGIMELAERMRDGKMPEGAPDTLDVDHATKETASTFPNGCHVAEVEIDPDTGVTRIVRYAAVNDFGTVVNPMIVAGQLHGGVAQGIGQVLMEEVSYDGSGQPITGSFMDYALPRAGDVPSMQVGDHPSPAKSNPLGTKGCGEAGCAGSLVCIVNAVVDALSDYGIKHINMPLTPERVWRAIQDAKKTAA, encoded by the coding sequence ATGCAAGAACATACCTCGCCGCGCTCCCTCGAAAATTCTATCGCAATGCAAAAACACGGCGTCGGCCAGCCGGTCCGCCGCAAGGAGGACGATACGCTGGTGCGCGGCAAGGGCCGCTACACCGACGATTTCTCGCTGCCCGGCCAGGCCTATTGCTGGATGGTGCGCTCCTCCCATGCCCACGGCATCATCAGGGGCATCGACACCGCGGCGGCCAAGGCGATGCCGGGCGTGCTCGGGGTTTGGACCGGCGCCGACCTCGCGGCTGCCGACTACAAGCCGCTGACCTGCGGCATGCCGTTCAAGAGCCGCGACGGCACACCCTTGTTGCAGACCAACCGTCCGGTGCTGCCGACCGACAAGGTGCGCTTCGTCGGCGATCCCATCGCCTTCGTCGTCGCCGAGACCGCGGCACAGGCGCGCGATGCGGCGGAGGCCGTCGAGCTCGACATCGAGCCGCTGCCGGCGGTGACGGATGCCGCCGAAGCGGCCAAGCCCGGCGCGCCGCAGCTCTATGACAACATCCCGAACAATGTCGCGCTCGACTACCACTATGGCGACGGCGAGAAGGTCGACGCGGCGTTCGCCAGCGCTACGCATGTGACAAAACTCGACATCGTCAACACCCGTGTCGCGGTGGTCTCGATGGAGCCGCGCGTCGCGCTGGCACATTACGACAAGACAACCGAACGCTTTACGCTGCAGGTGCCGACCCAGGGCGTGTCCGGCAACAAGGGAATTTTGGCGCGCATCCTCAACGTGCCGCCGGAGAAGGTGCGCATCCTCACCGCCAATGTCGGCGGCTCCTTCGGCATGAAGAACCTCAACTACCCCGAATACACCTGCATCGCGCACGCCGCGAAGGCGCTGGGGCGCCCGGTGAAATGGCTGGACGAACGCTCGACCAGCTTCCTGTCCGACAGCCACGGCCGCGCGCAGCTGATCCATGCCGAACTCGCGCTCGATGCCGACGGCAAATTCCTCGCGGTGCGGCTCTCCGGCTACGGCAATCTCGGCGCCTACATCACCGGCGTCGCGCCGGGCCCGCTGTCGCTCAACACCGGCAAGAACCTGCCCAGCGTCTATCGCACGCCGCTGATCGGCGTCGACATCAAGACCGTGGTGACCAACACCACGCTGATGGGCGCCTATCGCGGCGCGGGCCGGCCCGAGGCGAACTATTACATGGAGCGGCTGATCGATGCCGCGGCCGACGAGATGGGCATCAACCGCCTCACCTTGCGCAAGCGCAACTTCATCAAGCCCTCGCAGCTGCCGTTCCCGGCCGCATCGGGTGTTACCTATGACAGCGGCGATTTCGCCGGCGTGTTCCAGAAGGCGCTGGAGATTTCCGACTACGAGAACTTTGCCAAGCGCAAGAAGGAGAGCAGGAAGAACGGCAAGCTGCGCGGCATCGCCGTCGGCTCCTATCTCGAAGTCACCGCGCCGCCGAGCGGCGAACTCGGCAAGATCACCTTCGAGCCGGACGGCTCGGTGAAGCTCACCACCGGCACGCTCGATTACGGCCAGGGCCACGCCACACCGTTCGCGCAGGTGCTGTCGGCCGAGCTGGGCGTGCCCTTCGAGAAGATCACGCTCGAACAGGGCGACAGCGACCTGATTCGTTTCGGCAACGGTACCGGTGGCTCGCGCTCGATCACCGCGACGGGACAGGCGATCGTCGAAGCTTCGGCCCTGGTGGTCGAGAAGGGCAAGAAGGCCGCAGCCCACGCGCTGGAGGCCGCCGAGGCCGACATCGAGTTCGGCGACGGCCGCTTCACCATCGCCGGCACCGACCGCTCGATCGGCATCATGGAGCTCGCCGAGCGGATGCGCGACGGCAAGATGCCGGAGGGCGCGCCTGACACCCTCGACGTCGATCACGCCACCAAGGAGACGGCCTCGACCTTCCCGAACGGCTGCCACGTCGCCGAGGTCGAGATCGATCCCGACACCGGCGTGACGCGGATCGTGCGCTACGCCGCGGTCAACGATTTCGGCACCGTGGTCAATCCGATGATCGTCGCCGGCCAGCTCCACGGCGGCGTCGCCCAGGGCATTGGACAAGTGCTGATGGAGGAAGTGAGCTACGACGGCTCGGGCCAGCCGATCACCGGCTCGTTCATGGACTACGCGCTGCCGCGCGCCGGCGACGTGCCGTCGATGCAGGTGGGCGATCATCCGTCGCCGGCGAAGTCGAATCCGCTGGGGACGAAAGGCTGCGGCGAAGCCGGCTGCGCCGGCAGCCTGGTCTGCATCGTCAATGCGGTGGTCGACGCGCTGTCGGACTACGGCATCAAGCACATCAACATGCCGCTGACTCCGGAACGGGTGTGGCGCGCGATCCAGGACGCGAAGAAGACGGCGGCGTAA